The following are from one region of the uncultured Hyphomonas sp. genome:
- a CDS encoding acyl-CoA dehydrogenase family protein: protein MDFTLSPEQRALRDEIIKFARKELNHDVEARDAAKEFPRELWLKCGEMGLQGLSVPEEYGGSNLDPLSIAIALEALGYGCEDAGLVFAVCAHLLACVTPVWKYGTPEQKERYLPDLCSGKKIAVNAMTEPDSGSDAFNMRTKAVRDGDDFIINGVKMFSSNGPIADVAVVYARTDDTKGYMGGITGFLVDRGTPGFSIGQAFDKMSIRTCPIGELVFDDVRVPASAMIGKVGAGGPIFNQSMEWERTCLVAAHLGKMEYLLEKAVDFSKTRSSFGKKIAVNQAVSHRIVDMKVRLEAARLLTYRAASRLETSKMVGMDAAMAKLFTSEALLQTAIDTIRTMGGSGLMTEYGAERALRDSMAGTIYSGTNDMQRNIIAGWLGLPGALS, encoded by the coding sequence ATGGACTTTACCCTCAGCCCCGAACAACGCGCCCTGCGCGATGAAATCATCAAGTTTGCCCGCAAGGAGCTGAACCATGATGTCGAGGCGCGCGATGCTGCCAAGGAATTCCCGCGGGAGCTCTGGCTAAAATGCGGTGAAATGGGGCTTCAGGGCCTGAGCGTTCCGGAAGAATATGGCGGCTCGAATCTGGATCCGCTGAGCATTGCGATCGCACTGGAAGCGCTTGGGTATGGATGCGAAGACGCCGGGCTGGTGTTTGCCGTCTGTGCCCACCTTCTGGCCTGTGTCACCCCTGTCTGGAAATACGGCACACCGGAACAGAAAGAGCGTTACCTGCCGGATCTCTGCAGCGGCAAAAAGATCGCCGTGAACGCCATGACCGAACCGGACAGCGGATCGGACGCGTTCAACATGCGCACCAAGGCTGTGCGGGATGGCGATGACTTCATTATCAATGGCGTGAAAATGTTCTCGTCCAATGGTCCGATTGCGGATGTGGCCGTCGTTTACGCCCGCACGGATGACACCAAGGGCTATATGGGCGGGATCACCGGCTTTCTGGTCGACCGCGGTACGCCGGGCTTTTCGATTGGCCAGGCCTTCGACAAGATGTCGATCCGGACGTGCCCTATCGGGGAACTTGTTTTCGACGATGTGCGCGTGCCTGCCAGCGCTATGATCGGGAAGGTCGGCGCCGGCGGCCCGATCTTCAACCAGTCCATGGAGTGGGAGCGGACCTGTCTGGTCGCCGCGCATCTCGGCAAGATGGAATACCTGCTCGAAAAGGCGGTCGATTTCTCCAAGACACGCTCGTCCTTCGGTAAAAAGATCGCCGTGAACCAGGCCGTCTCACACCGTATCGTGGACATGAAAGTCCGCCTCGAAGCGGCACGTCTGTTGACGTATCGAGCTGCATCGCGGCTCGAGACCTCGAAAATGGTCGGCATGGACGCTGCCATGGCCAAGCTGTTCACCAGCGAAGCCCTGCTGCAGACCGCCATCGATACGATCCGCACCATGGGCGGTTCAGGCCTGATGACTGAATATGGTGCTGAGCGGGCCCTGCGGGATTCGATGGCCGGGACGATCTATTCCGGCACGAACGACATGCAGCGCAACATAATCGCAGGGTGGCTGGGCTTGCCGGGCGCACTGTCCTGA
- a CDS encoding CheR family methyltransferase: protein MRQETFSVLQALAEKHTGQFLHRNKGVLLANRLTGLAFRTGHDSVDALARHIGDFRPGANLELEAATALLDRHSRFVSEHCELAPLFEQVIAPALARTAPGPYRIWCAGCGTGQEAYSLLFLLNNILPTETIRRIDLIATDISEAALMRANTGLFSHFEVQVGLTANNLVRYFTQASQQRWQVSPVLSRQVQFQAHNLLSPEDAPGLFDLILCRHVLGGMTPDHRARAEQTLHRHLNPDGHIHLVG, encoded by the coding sequence ATGCGGCAGGAAACATTTTCCGTTCTGCAGGCGCTGGCTGAAAAGCACACCGGCCAGTTTCTGCACAGAAACAAAGGTGTCCTGTTGGCGAACCGCCTGACCGGTCTCGCCTTCCGTACCGGGCATGACTCAGTCGATGCGCTGGCCCGTCACATCGGGGATTTTCGCCCCGGCGCGAACCTTGAGCTTGAAGCCGCAACCGCCCTGCTCGACAGGCACAGCCGGTTTGTCTCTGAACACTGCGAGCTGGCACCGCTGTTCGAACAGGTCATCGCCCCCGCGCTGGCACGTACGGCACCAGGCCCTTACCGCATCTGGTGCGCCGGCTGCGGGACAGGTCAGGAAGCCTATTCCCTGCTGTTCCTGCTGAACAATATCCTGCCCACTGAGACGATCCGGCGGATCGACCTGATCGCAACCGACATTTCCGAAGCCGCGCTGATGCGGGCGAACACCGGCCTGTTCAGCCATTTCGAGGTCCAGGTCGGCCTCACAGCCAATAATCTGGTCCGCTACTTCACTCAGGCCTCACAGCAGAGGTGGCAGGTCTCGCCTGTCCTCTCCCGGCAGGTACAGTTCCAGGCCCACAACCTGCTATCCCCGGAAGACGCCCCCGGCCTGTTCGACCTCATCCTCTGCCGCCACGTCCTCGGCGGCATGACGCCCGACCACCGCGCGCGCGCCGAACAGACCCTCCACCGCCACCTCAATCCGGACGGCCATATTCATCTGGTCGGCTGA
- a CDS encoding NAD-dependent epimerase/dehydratase family protein, translating into MKSVLVCGAGGFIGGHLVRRLKREGFWVRGVDLKMHEFAETEADDFVVGDLRDQSLVRDVVDRKFDEIYQLAADMGGAGYIFTGENDADVMHNSATINLNVLDAAHKRNCKRIFYSSSACMYPAYNQEDPDNPNCREDSAYPAAPDSEYGWEKLFSERLYLSYNRNHGMEARVARYHNIFGPQGTWDGGKEKAPAALCRKIARAKSGDSIEIWGDGEQTRSFLYVDECLEGTIRLTRSDFTGPVNVGSEEMVTINQLAMMIADVAGKKIELEHIPGPLGVRGRNSENTLISERLGWSPSQPLRTGLEKTYEWIERQVKSNARAAA; encoded by the coding sequence ATGAAATCGGTTCTTGTTTGTGGCGCTGGTGGGTTTATTGGCGGACATCTGGTCCGGCGTCTCAAGCGTGAAGGCTTCTGGGTGCGCGGCGTTGACCTGAAAATGCACGAATTTGCCGAAACCGAAGCAGATGACTTTGTGGTCGGGGACCTGCGCGACCAGTCATTGGTCCGGGACGTGGTGGACCGGAAATTCGACGAGATCTACCAGCTGGCGGCCGACATGGGCGGGGCGGGGTATATCTTCACCGGCGAAAACGATGCCGACGTGATGCACAATTCGGCAACGATCAATCTGAATGTTCTGGATGCGGCCCATAAGCGCAACTGCAAGCGTATCTTCTATTCTTCGTCCGCCTGCATGTACCCGGCCTATAATCAGGAAGATCCGGACAATCCGAACTGCCGCGAAGACAGCGCCTATCCGGCCGCGCCGGATAGCGAATATGGTTGGGAGAAACTGTTCTCCGAACGACTTTACCTATCTTACAATCGCAATCACGGCATGGAAGCGCGCGTTGCGCGTTACCACAACATTTTCGGCCCGCAGGGCACGTGGGACGGCGGCAAGGAGAAGGCCCCGGCCGCGCTTTGCCGCAAGATCGCCAGGGCGAAGTCCGGCGACTCGATCGAGATCTGGGGCGATGGCGAGCAAACCCGCTCATTCCTCTATGTGGACGAGTGCCTGGAAGGCACGATCCGCCTGACCCGGTCTGACTTTACCGGCCCGGTGAATGTCGGTTCGGAAGAGATGGTTACGATCAACCAGCTCGCCATGATGATTGCAGACGTGGCCGGCAAGAAGATCGAGCTGGAGCACATTCCGGGCCCGCTGGGCGTGCGTGGCCGCAACTCCGAAAATACGCTGATTTCCGAACGCCTTGGCTGGTCGCCGAGCCAGCCGTTGAGAACCGGCCTCGAGAAGACTTATGAGTGGATCGAGCGTCAGGTGAAGTCCAACGCGCGTGCGGCAGCCTGA
- a CDS encoding DedA family protein, producing MDQMAAQLIGFAGDHPQWIAALVFVLAFFEFVPFVWLALVGVAALVGPHNVSNLLAVVAAATIGGALGDIALYLIGQKNSDRLSRIWPFRKHPSLIAKSEVFCARWGLGAVVIGRFSGPVRAGVPVVAGALRMPVVTFAIASVIAALIAAVVFLVPVAVGAGTLSGMFGLH from the coding sequence ATGGACCAGATGGCTGCCCAGCTGATCGGCTTTGCTGGCGATCACCCGCAATGGATTGCGGCGCTGGTCTTTGTGCTCGCCTTTTTCGAATTCGTCCCCTTCGTGTGGCTGGCGCTGGTCGGCGTGGCTGCGCTGGTCGGCCCGCACAATGTCAGCAATTTGTTGGCCGTTGTGGCGGCAGCAACGATCGGCGGGGCGCTGGGCGACATCGCTCTTTACCTGATCGGCCAGAAGAATTCCGATCGCCTCAGCCGCATCTGGCCGTTCCGGAAGCATCCGAGCCTGATTGCGAAGAGTGAAGTTTTCTGCGCCCGCTGGGGCCTCGGCGCTGTCGTGATCGGACGTTTTTCCGGTCCGGTCCGGGCAGGGGTGCCGGTCGTGGCGGGCGCTCTGCGCATGCCGGTGGTGACCTTTGCGATCGCCTCGGTTATTGCGGCGCTGATTGCGGCGGTCGTGTTCCTTGTCCCGGTTGCGGTCGGCGCGGGGACGTTGTCCGGCATGTTCGGGCTGCACTGA